Proteins encoded by one window of Glycine soja cultivar W05 chromosome 15, ASM419377v2, whole genome shotgun sequence:
- the LOC114387667 gene encoding uncharacterized protein LOC114387667, producing the protein MPKGKTTPSDSNHPGRDSLQWNDEMDQMLLNALGEEANKGNRHDGAWTTQAYNNMVEALRSTIGPNITKNHIKNRMKTLKNHFAEAYDLFHSLSGFSWNSITRKFDAEDDVWEELIKGKPHAARWRKMQIKHYDILTELFATDRAKGNVAKTAKERRKQWEKENIDLNNYFEDTEMYVPNVGMFDENQFSPPNFEDASPQNGQTNPSGLNTSRGTKRKRNVVELVEDQYERMNESIMTIAEALKEGNSVSKELHQVAERQVEVAERQVAVIEKQVEIAEKQVTVIQQTRPRHYSESDVWDLLEELRVTDPFRMKVYNHLCDNEHKKRKLFGVPPHMRGEALIQMMTDAGAFTSSAIQVEVQQATGAIVQRCVY; encoded by the exons ATGCCAAAGGGAAAAACCACTCCATCAGATTCTAATCACCCTGGTAGAGATAGCCTACAATGGAATGATGAAATGGATCAAATGTTGTTGAATGCTTTGGGTGAAGAGGCAAATAAGGGAAATAGGCACGATGGTGCTTGGACAACACAAGCATACAACAACATGGTCGAAGCCTTAAGATCTACAATTGGACCAAATATCACAAAGAATCATATAAAGAATAGAATGAAGAcactaaaaaatcattttgctGAAGCTTACGACTTGTTCCATAGCTTAAGTGGATTCTCTTGGAATTCAATAACTCGAAAATTTGATGCTGAGGACGACGTCTGGGAAGAGCTGATTAAA GGAAAGCCACATGCTGCAAGATGGAGAAAAATGCAAATTAAGCATTATGACATCTTGACTGAGTTATTTGCAACTGATAGGGCAAAAGGAAATGTTGCGAAAACAGCTAAGGAAAGGAGGAAACAATGGGAGAAGGAGAATATTGACTTGAATAACTATTTTGAAGATACAGAAATGTATGTGCCAAATGTTGGTATGTTTGATGAAAACCAATTTTCACCCCCCAACTTTGAGGATGCTAGTCCACAAAATGGTCAAACAAATCCTAGTGGCTTAAATACTTCAAGGGGTACAAAACGGAAGAGAAATGTGGTTGAGTTAGTTGAAGATCAATATGAGCGAATGAATGAAAGTATCATGACAATTGCTGAAGCTTTGAAAGAGGGAAATTCTGTTTCTAAGGAGCTGCACCAAGTTGCAGAGCGTCAAGTTGAAGTTGCTGAAAGACAAGTTGCAGTCATTGAAAAACAAGTTGAAATTGCTGAAAAACAAGTTACTGTGATACAACAAACCCGTCCTCGTCATTATTCAGAATCTGATGTATGGGATCTTTTAGAGGAATTAAGAGTCACAGATCCATTTCGCATGAAGGTTTATAACCATTTATGTGATAATGAGCACAAAAAACGTAAGCTTTTTGGCGTACCACCTCATATGAGAGGAGAAGCTCTCATTCAAATGATGACTGATGCAG GTGCTTTCACCTCTAGTGCAATACAAGTAGAAGTGCAGCAAGCAACTGGAGCTATAGTGCAAAGATGTGTATACTAA
- the LOC114388079 gene encoding putative nuclease HARBI1 — MGPEAFMLLCHKLRGTGYVKDTIRSTVEEQVAKFLHIIGHNVKNRTVSFFFRRSGETVSRHFHNVLRAIISLEDEFLVQPSGRDVPPQILNNSRFYPFFKDCIGAIDGTHIRVKVPRAEAARFRGRKDYPTQNVLAACNFDMKFTYVLPGWEGTASDSRILKDALSREDSLKIPEGKYYLGDAGFMLKRGVLTPYRGVRYHLKEYSTRSPQNSKELFNHRHASLRNVIERCFGVLKKRFPILSTGTEPFYSFEVMTDIVLACCILHNFLMGVDVDETLIAEVDRELLQQEIDRSQPQQQRDDDYRLGTILRDDVAIRMWNVYPI, encoded by the exons ATGGGACCTGAGGCATTTATGTTATTGTGTCATAAATTGAGGGGAACTGGTTATGTGAAGGATACTATACGATCCACAGTTGAAGAACAAGTTGCTAAGTTCCTACACATCATTGGTCATAATGTGAAAAATCGCACCGTGTCATTCTTCTTCCGCCGTTCTGGTGAGACTGTTAGCCGTCACTTTCACAATGTTTTACGTGCCATCATTTCATTAGAAGATGAGTTCCTAGTCCAACCTTCTGGTAGGGATGTACCTCCACAAATATTAAACAATAGCAGATTCTATCCTTTTTTTAAG gaTTGCATTGGAGCTATAGATGGAACACATATTCGGGTAAAGGTCCCAAGAGCGGAAGCCGCACGATTTCGTGGAAGAAAAGACTACCCTACACAAAATGTTTTGGCTGCGTGTAACTTTGATATGAAATTCACTTATGTTTTACCGGGGTGGGAAGGCACAGCATCTGACTCTAGGATTTTGAAAGATGCTTTAAGTAGGGAAGACTCTCTAAAAATTCCTGAAG GAAAATATTATCTTGGGGATGCCGGTTTTATGCTAAAACGTGGGGTGCTTACACCTTATAGAGGTGTTCGTTATCACTTGAAGGAATATTCTACTCGCAGCCCGCAAAATTCTAAGGAGTTGTTCAATCATCGCCATGCTTCACTTCGAAATGTTATTGAGAGATGTTTTGGAGTACTAAAGAAAAGATTTCCAATTTTATCTACTGGCACCGAACCCTTTTACTCATTTGAAGTCATGACAGACATTGTACTTGCTTGTTGTATATTGCATAACTTCTTAATgggtgttgatgttgatgagaCCTTAATTGCTGAAGTAGATCGTGAGTTACTTCAACAAGAGATTGATAGATCCCAACCACAACAACAACGTGATGATGACTATAGATTGGGAACAATTTTAAGGGACGATGTTGCTATTAGAATGTGGAATGTTTATCCAATATGA
- the LOC114387806 gene encoding heat shock 70 kDa protein, mitochondrial-like: MASLLRSLRRRDVASASLSAYRSLTGSTKPAYVAHNWSSLSRPFSSRPAGNDVIGIDLGTTNSCVSVMEGKNPKVIENSEGARTTPSVVAFNQKGELLVGTPAKRQAVTNPTNTLFGTKRLIGRRFDDAQTQKEMKMVPFKIVKAPNGDAWVEANGQQYSPSQIGAFVLTKMKETAEAYLGKSISKAVITVPAYFNDAQRQATKDAGRIAGLDVQRIINEPTAAALSYGMNKKEGLIAVFDLGGGTFDVSILEISNGVFEVKATNGDTFLGGEDFDNALLDFLVNEFKRTESIDLAKDRLALQRLREAAEKAKIELSSTSQTEINLPFITADASGAKHLNITLTRSKFEALVNHLIERTKAPCKSCLKDANISIKDVDEVLLVGGMTRVPKVQEVVSEIFGKSPSKGVNPDEAVAMGAAIQGGILRGDVKELLLLDVTPLSLGIETLGGIFTRLINRNTTIPTKKSQVFSTAADNQTQVGIKVLQGEREMAADNKMLGEFDLVGIPPAPRGLPQIEVTFDIDANGIVTVSAKDKSTGKEQQITIRSSGGLSEDEIEKMVKEAELHAQKDQERKALIDIRNSADTTIYSIEKSLGEYRDKIPSEVAKEIEDAVSDLRKAMSEDNVDEIKSKLDAANKAVSKIGEHMSGGSSGGSSAGGSQGGDQAPEAEYEEVKK, from the exons ATGGCCTCCTTGCTCCGCTCTCTCCGCCGCCGCGATGTCGCCTCCGCCTCCCTCTCTGCTTATCGCTCG TTAACGGGCAGCACCAAGCCAGCATATGTAGCTCACAACTGGTCTAGTTTGTCTCGACCATTCAG TTCAAGGCCTGCTGGAAACGATGTCATTGGTATTGATTTGGGTACAACCAATTCATGTGTTTCCGTTATGGAAGGAAAG AACCCCAAAGTTATTGAGAATTCTGAAGGTGCACGAACAACACCATCTGTGGTTGCTTTCAACCAGAAAGGGGAGCTGCTTGTAGGTACCCCAGCTAAGCGTCAAGCTGTAACTAACCCAACAAACACTCTCTTTGGTACCAAGCGGTTGATTGGTAGGCGCTTTGATGATGCTCAAACACAAAAGGAGATGAAAATGGTTCCATTCAAGATTGTTAAGGCTCCAAATGGAGATGCTTGGGTGGAAGCTAATGGGCAGCAGTATTCCCCTAGCCAAATTGGTGCCTTTGTTCTCACCAAGATGAAGGAAACTGCAGAAGCTTATCTAGGGAAGTCAATTTCTAAGGCTGTAATTACTGTACCAGCTTACTTCAACGATGCTCAGAGGCAGGCAACAAAAGATGCTGGTAGAATTGCAGGTCTTGACGTGCAGAGAATTATCAATGAGCCCACTGCTGCTGCACTTTCATATGGGATGAACAAGAAGGAGGGTCTCATTGCCGTTTTTGACCTTGGTGGTGGAACATTTGATGTGTCCATCTTAGAAATTTCTAATGGTGTTTTTGAG GTGAAAGCAACAAATGGTGACACTTTCTTGGGAGGAGAGGATTTTGACAATGCCTTGTTGGATTTTCTGGTGAATGAATTCAAAAGAACTGAGAGTATTGACCTTGCAAAGGACAGGCTTGCACTGCAGAGGCTTCGTGAAGCTGCTGAGAAAGCTAAGATCGAGCTGTCTTCAACATCTCAAACTGAGATCAACCTGCCTTTCATCACTGCTGATGCATCTGGTGCAAAGCATCTGAACATAACATTGACAAGATCGAAGTTTGAGGCTTTGGTGAATCACTTGATTGAAAGGACCAAGGCACCATGTAAAAGCTGCTTGAAGGATGCTAACATCTCTATCAAGGATGTTGATGAGGTTCTTCTTGTTGGAGGGATGACTCGAGTTCCTAAAGTCCAAGAGGTGGTTTCAGAGATCTTTGGAAAGTCTCCTAGCAAAGGAGTAAACCCTGATGAGGCAGTTGCCATGGGGGCAGCAATCCAAGGTGGTATTCTACGGGGGGATGTTAAAGAGCTACTACTCCTAGATGTAACACCACTCTCTCTCGGTATTGAGACTTTGGGTGGTATCTTTACAAGATTGATCAACCGCAACACTACTATTCCTACTAAGAAGAGTCAG GTCTTTTCAACGGCAGCTGACAATCAAACTCAGGTAGGTATCAAGGTGCTACAAGGCGAGCGGGAAATGGCTGCAGACAACAAAATGCTTGGAGAATTTGACCTTGTTGGTATTCCTCCTGCTCCCAGAGGTCTGCCTCAGATTGAGGTTACATTTGACATTGATGCCAATGGGATTGTTACTGTCTCTGCAAAAGACAAGTCCACTGGTAAAGAACAACAAATCACTATTCGGTCTTCCGGTGGACTCTCGGAAGATGAGATTGAAAAGATGGTCAAAGAAGCAGAGTTGCATGCTCAGAAAGACCAAGAGAGAAAGGCTCTCATTGACATTAGAAACAGTGCTGACACCACCATATATAGCATTGAGAAGAGTTTAGGTGAATACAGAGACAAGATTCCCAGTGAAGTGGCCAAAGAAATTGAGGATGCAGTTTCGGATCTGAGGAAGGCGATGTCAGAGGATAATGTTGATGAAATCAAGTCAAAGCTTGATGCTGCAAACAAAGCTGTATCCAAGATTGGAGAGCACATGTCAGGAGGTTCTAGTGGCGGTTCCTCAGCTGGTGGTTCTCAGGGTGGGGACCAGGCTCCCGAGGCAGAATACGAGGAGGTGAAGAAGTAA